The following coding sequences are from one Leptospira stimsonii window:
- a CDS encoding FapA family protein, with translation MNANDEPMNTPTPESQISPISVESAISIAISPDQLSAVLTVRPYNLKGEPVSKDKLWSIIMEWGIHRERMLTDEIRRILTLLDEAGKKNDFTPIKVEVAKGVPPTPGENGWVRFYHPMAKRVKLLEDGRADFRNIDRYINVKIGEKLATKFEGTPGIPGFDVFGNIIPPPAIKRPKLVVGNHIEERKVMEEGKELQEYHATSNGVIFVTESSINVSPELQIAGNVGLSTGNIQFDGNVIVRGDIEPGSVVQCSGSLVIYGNLESNTIKVGQDLIVHGGIKGGTDDIIQVIGRVQAKFIENARLETEGDIIIEGAILNSTIDTLGSIILNGSNGNLVSSKVRTNEGVSLSSLGSSAELDVNIELGFHFKNDRSFEEITRKIQLGEKEMEKILPKIQQIKHLVQRSRGNLPDDKKAAFKAVFEDYNKKLKILNMLKFKQDTLKGARFNPGSVRLAVQKGAYPGAVIHYRRQIEKITKFQSAFMMVFEPGQDKAMMVSLQK, from the coding sequence ATGAATGCGAACGACGAGCCTATGAACACACCTACTCCTGAATCTCAAATTTCACCCATTTCGGTGGAATCTGCAATCAGCATTGCGATTTCTCCGGATCAACTTTCCGCGGTTCTCACCGTAAGACCGTATAACCTCAAAGGGGAACCCGTTTCCAAGGATAAACTTTGGAGCATTATCATGGAGTGGGGAATTCATCGAGAAAGAATGTTAACTGATGAAATTCGGAGAATTCTTACTCTATTGGACGAAGCCGGTAAGAAGAATGATTTTACTCCGATCAAGGTGGAAGTCGCGAAAGGTGTGCCGCCTACGCCGGGTGAAAACGGTTGGGTTCGTTTTTATCATCCGATGGCGAAACGTGTCAAATTACTCGAAGATGGTAGAGCGGATTTTAGAAACATCGATCGATATATCAACGTAAAGATCGGAGAAAAACTCGCGACCAAGTTTGAAGGAACTCCGGGGATTCCGGGATTCGACGTCTTCGGAAACATCATTCCCCCTCCCGCGATCAAACGCCCCAAGTTAGTCGTCGGGAATCATATCGAAGAACGAAAGGTGATGGAGGAAGGAAAGGAACTTCAGGAATATCACGCGACGAGCAACGGTGTGATCTTCGTCACGGAATCTTCCATCAACGTTTCTCCTGAATTACAGATTGCGGGTAACGTAGGACTTTCTACGGGGAATATCCAATTCGACGGGAACGTAATCGTTCGAGGCGATATCGAACCCGGCTCGGTCGTCCAGTGTTCGGGCTCCTTGGTTATTTATGGAAACTTAGAAAGTAATACGATCAAAGTCGGTCAAGACTTGATCGTTCACGGTGGGATCAAAGGTGGGACCGATGATATCATCCAGGTGATCGGAAGGGTGCAAGCGAAGTTTATCGAAAACGCAAGACTCGAAACGGAAGGAGACATCATCATCGAAGGAGCGATTCTCAATTCTACGATCGATACTCTTGGTTCCATCATCTTAAACGGTTCGAACGGAAACCTGGTTTCGAGTAAGGTTCGTACAAACGAAGGAGTTTCCTTGAGTTCCTTAGGTTCGAGCGCGGAATTGGACGTGAACATAGAACTCGGTTTTCATTTTAAGAACGATCGTTCCTTTGAGGAAATCACCCGTAAGATTCAATTGGGAGAAAAGGAAATGGAAAAAATTCTCCCTAAAATCCAACAGATCAAACACTTGGTGCAACGTTCGCGAGGGAATCTTCCCGACGATAAGAAGGCCGCCTTTAAGGCGGTTTTCGAGGACTATAATAAGAAATTAAAAATTTTGAATATGCTCAAGTTCAAACAGGACACGCTCAAAGGCGCCCGATTTAATCCAGGTTCGGTTCGTTTGGCAGTTCAGAAAGGCGCCTATCCCGGCGCGGTGATTCATTATCGAAGGCAGATCGAAAAGATCACGAAGTTTCAATCCGCCTTTATGATGGTTTTTGAACCCGGCCAGGATAAGGCGATGATGGTTTCTCTGCAGAAATAA
- a CDS encoding class I SAM-dependent DNA methyltransferase — protein sequence MKLYNELAEFYFDIEKPARKIDSEAKFLDRLFRKHRIMTILDMGCGTGEHVRYFQSLGYRPKGIDSSSRMIDVAKKRYSHCKFDVAPMQKYQSGFLLDCVISLFGSFNYLLTNEEIDSTLKLIEQNLKPAGLAILEVWNAEPLRAIKRKPITPVAQIKSQNATIQRNRGFRLVRADTSTMVEVNYIYQINTREIRDKHVMRVFYLPEIEKMILRHKFEIMHVYSGFNETKFKNSAGRMILVLKRKSA from the coding sequence ATGAAGTTGTACAACGAACTCGCAGAATTCTACTTTGATATCGAAAAACCGGCCCGCAAGATCGATTCCGAAGCCAAGTTCTTGGATCGTCTTTTCCGCAAACACAGAATCATGACGATTCTGGATATGGGTTGTGGAACGGGAGAACACGTTCGTTATTTCCAATCCCTCGGTTATAGACCGAAAGGAATCGATTCTTCCTCGCGTATGATCGACGTCGCGAAAAAAAGATATTCTCATTGTAAGTTCGACGTCGCCCCGATGCAGAAATATCAATCCGGTTTTCTTTTGGATTGTGTCATCAGTCTTTTCGGTTCGTTTAACTATCTCTTAACGAACGAAGAGATCGACTCGACTCTCAAACTCATCGAACAAAATTTGAAACCCGCCGGTCTTGCAATTTTGGAAGTCTGGAACGCGGAACCTCTCAGGGCGATCAAAAGAAAACCGATCACTCCGGTCGCTCAGATCAAATCTCAAAACGCAACGATCCAAAGAAACAGGGGCTTTCGTCTGGTCAGGGCCGATACCTCCACAATGGTGGAAGTCAATTATATCTACCAGATCAACACTCGTGAAATCAGAGATAAACACGTTATGCGTGTTTTCTATCTTCCCGAAATCGAAAAGATGATCCTCAGACATAAATTCGAAATCATGCACGTCTACTCGGGTTTTAACGAAACCAAATTTAAGAATTCCGCCGGAAGAATGATTCTCGTTTTAAAACGAAAAAGTGCGTAG
- a CDS encoding helix-turn-helix transcriptional regulator, whose amino-acid sequence MDSFHKDILYLWNSRVMYATNAMQTDFHVHYAATLAITLERPIRIETEHGKEEYRVALVGPNTYHRTVSPGVEMIALLIDPETYEYGSISDFIKTGEVKPLDIEAFLPLMERLRDLYNGILNNEEAWDLHLDLLQSVFPFRRLEKNIDERIRKIAYKIRTELPDSIRMKEIGKDFSISEDRLIRLFKENLGIPLRRYLLWVRILSTVKLLKEGKNLTEAAHAAGFSDSAHFTRTFKENFGFVPSLFFGHLKSIEVRFCEPD is encoded by the coding sequence ATGGACTCGTTTCACAAGGATATTCTTTATCTCTGGAATAGTAGGGTGATGTATGCGACAAACGCAATGCAGACGGATTTTCACGTTCACTACGCCGCGACGTTAGCGATCACCCTGGAGAGACCGATTCGGATCGAGACCGAACACGGGAAAGAAGAATACCGCGTTGCCTTGGTCGGTCCGAATACGTATCACCGAACGGTTTCACCCGGTGTGGAGATGATCGCCTTATTGATCGATCCCGAAACATACGAATACGGATCCATTTCCGATTTCATAAAAACGGGAGAGGTAAAACCTCTCGATATCGAAGCGTTTCTTCCGCTGATGGAAAGGTTACGAGATCTATACAACGGAATTCTAAACAATGAAGAAGCCTGGGATTTACATCTGGATCTGTTACAATCTGTGTTTCCCTTTCGAAGATTGGAAAAAAACATAGACGAAAGAATTCGAAAAATTGCATATAAGATCCGTACCGAACTTCCGGATAGTATTCGGATGAAGGAGATCGGTAAAGATTTTTCCATCTCCGAGGATCGTTTGATTCGTCTTTTTAAGGAGAATCTTGGAATTCCTCTCCGACGTTATTTGCTTTGGGTCCGAATACTTAGTACTGTGAAACTTCTAAAGGAAGGAAAAAATTTGACCGAAGCGGCGCACGCCGCGGGTTTTTCCGATTCTGCTCACTTTACAAGAACCTTTAAGGAGAATTTCGGCTTTGTTCCTTCTCTATTTTTCGGACATCTCAAGTCGATTGAGGTTCGATTCTGCGAGCCGGATTGA
- a CDS encoding sodium:proton antiporter, translated as MKQKLTSVLLAILLTLPAVALLADEPTGETQPQVQSSENHDSSHDEAATGGHHEVQGEDLPYWSVIPFVLILLSIALLPIVSHTTSHWWESNTNKLILALALGAISFAILVLHGWFGKIVHTLVFEYVPFIILLGALFYISGGIRLKGDIEATPVNNTIFLIIGTFLASFIGTTGASMLLIRPILKTNSERKYVVHTVIFFIFLVSNIGGSLTPLGDPPLFLGYLIGVPFTWTFKLLPELLVAGILLLITYFIWDTFAYKKEASKDLKKDQKHKHPISLEGQVNFIWLLGVVLSVAFINQNYIPEIAENPYLAFIREAVLIGLIVASKLTTRGHVREHNKFTLHPIQEVAYLFIGIFITMIPALILLEHHGKDLGVTETWQFFWVTGLFSGVLDNAPTYLTFLSLAKGTLGMTDVAQILADPHAESILKSISVGAVFMGALTYIGNAPNFMVKSVAEENNVKMPSFGGYVLYSFSILIPTFILLTFIFFR; from the coding sequence ATGAAACAAAAACTTACATCCGTCCTTCTGGCGATCCTTCTTACTCTGCCCGCAGTGGCGCTCTTGGCCGACGAACCGACTGGTGAAACACAACCTCAGGTTCAGTCTTCCGAGAATCACGATTCTTCCCATGACGAAGCGGCGACTGGCGGTCACCACGAAGTCCAAGGAGAAGACCTTCCGTATTGGAGTGTGATTCCCTTTGTTCTGATTCTTCTGAGCATCGCGCTTCTTCCGATCGTTTCTCACACGACTTCTCACTGGTGGGAAAGTAACACCAATAAGCTGATCCTTGCGTTGGCACTGGGTGCGATCTCCTTTGCGATTCTGGTTCTTCACGGTTGGTTTGGTAAGATCGTACATACACTCGTCTTCGAGTATGTTCCGTTTATCATCTTACTCGGTGCCCTTTTTTATATTTCGGGCGGAATCCGTTTGAAAGGTGATATCGAAGCGACTCCGGTGAACAACACGATCTTCCTAATCATAGGAACTTTCCTCGCCTCCTTTATCGGAACGACGGGCGCTTCCATGCTTTTGATTCGCCCGATCTTAAAGACGAACTCGGAAAGAAAATACGTAGTTCACACGGTCATCTTCTTCATCTTTCTCGTTTCGAACATTGGAGGTTCTTTGACTCCACTCGGAGATCCTCCTCTTTTCCTCGGTTATTTGATCGGTGTTCCGTTCACCTGGACGTTTAAACTTCTTCCGGAATTGCTCGTTGCGGGAATTCTTCTTCTGATCACGTATTTTATCTGGGATACGTTCGCGTATAAAAAAGAAGCCTCAAAAGATCTCAAGAAAGATCAAAAACACAAACATCCGATCAGTCTCGAAGGTCAGGTCAATTTTATCTGGCTCTTGGGAGTTGTGTTGTCCGTTGCGTTTATCAATCAGAACTACATTCCTGAAATTGCGGAGAATCCCTATCTCGCTTTTATCAGAGAAGCGGTTCTGATCGGATTGATCGTTGCATCCAAACTCACGACGAGAGGTCACGTAAGAGAACACAACAAGTTCACGCTACATCCGATTCAGGAAGTCGCGTATCTTTTTATCGGGATTTTCATTACGATGATTCCGGCTCTGATTCTTTTGGAACATCACGGAAAAGATTTGGGTGTTACGGAAACTTGGCAATTCTTCTGGGTAACGGGTTTGTTCTCCGGGGTTCTTGACAACGCACCGACGTATCTCACGTTCTTATCCTTAGCGAAAGGAACCTTGGGGATGACGGACGTGGCTCAGATTTTAGCAGACCCGCACGCGGAGAGTATTTTGAAATCGATTTCCGTGGGAGCCGTGTTTATGGGAGCTCTGACTTATATCGGGAATGCGCCTAACTTCATGGTAAAATCCGTTGCGGAAGAAAACAACGTAAAGATGCCGAGTTTCGGAGGATACGTTCTGTATTCCTTTTCGATTCTGATTCCAACGTTTATTCTTCTCACGTTTATCTTCTTCCGTTAA
- the lpdA gene encoding dihydrolipoyl dehydrogenase: MPESYDLTVIGAGPGGYVSAIRGAQLGMNVCVIEKDRPGGICLNWGCIPTKALLESAHLLEKIHSAKEFGIDLNDAKPDFPKIIQRSREVADQMASGVEFLLNKNKITRKKGSAVFKDSNTIWLPDTSKEEIVSKYFIIATGARARELPGLPFDGKTVLSSRSAMVLEKIPESLLIVGAGAIGVEFADFYAAMGTKITLVEMLDQILPVEDKEVSTFLEKSFVKRGIRVLTGVSVSNPELKDGKVKVLLKGKNLPETGEILGAEKILVSIGLVPNTDSMNLEEIGVFLQRGFVKTDTKYKTSVPHIYAIGDCNGPPLLAHVASMEGIKAAEAISIHAGNPHNLSYTPIDYNAIPGCTYCHPEVASIGFTEQKAIDLGHSIRVGKFPFIGNGRARAMGDAGGFTKVIVDKNSGEILGAHLIGPGVTELLPAVALGITQELTAKEIASTIFAHPTLSETVMESFGVALGDAINL; this comes from the coding sequence ATGCCAGAATCCTACGATCTCACCGTCATCGGCGCCGGGCCCGGCGGTTATGTTTCTGCCATTCGAGGCGCTCAATTGGGAATGAACGTTTGCGTCATCGAAAAAGATAGACCCGGCGGAATCTGTCTGAACTGGGGTTGTATTCCCACCAAGGCTCTTTTGGAATCGGCTCATCTTTTGGAAAAAATCCATTCCGCAAAAGAATTCGGGATCGACCTAAACGACGCAAAACCCGATTTTCCAAAAATCATTCAACGCTCCAGAGAGGTCGCCGATCAGATGGCTTCGGGTGTGGAATTTCTTTTAAATAAGAATAAGATCACACGTAAAAAAGGTTCCGCCGTATTCAAAGATTCGAATACGATCTGGCTTCCCGATACTTCCAAAGAAGAAATCGTTTCCAAATACTTTATCATCGCGACCGGCGCACGCGCCCGCGAACTTCCGGGCCTTCCTTTCGACGGAAAGACGGTCTTATCCTCCCGAAGCGCGATGGTGCTCGAAAAAATTCCCGAGTCCCTTTTAATCGTCGGAGCCGGTGCGATCGGAGTGGAGTTCGCCGACTTTTACGCGGCGATGGGAACCAAAATCACGTTAGTCGAAATGCTGGACCAGATTCTTCCCGTGGAGGATAAAGAGGTTTCGACATTCTTAGAAAAGTCCTTTGTAAAAAGAGGCATCCGCGTTTTGACGGGAGTGAGTGTTTCGAATCCGGAACTAAAAGACGGAAAGGTCAAGGTTCTTCTCAAAGGAAAAAATCTTCCGGAAACCGGAGAAATCTTAGGGGCTGAAAAGATTCTCGTTTCGATCGGTCTTGTTCCTAACACCGATTCGATGAACTTAGAAGAGATCGGAGTTTTTTTACAAAGAGGTTTTGTAAAAACGGATACAAAATACAAAACGAGCGTTCCTCATATCTACGCGATCGGAGACTGCAATGGGCCACCTCTTCTCGCGCACGTCGCTTCGATGGAAGGAATCAAGGCCGCGGAAGCGATTTCGATCCACGCAGGAAACCCGCATAACCTAAGTTATACGCCCATCGACTACAATGCGATCCCCGGTTGTACGTATTGTCATCCCGAAGTCGCTTCGATCGGTTTTACCGAACAAAAGGCGATCGATCTCGGTCATTCCATTCGAGTGGGAAAGTTTCCGTTTATCGGAAACGGCCGCGCTCGAGCGATGGGAGACGCCGGCGGTTTTACAAAGGTAATCGTGGATAAAAATTCGGGAGAAATCTTAGGCGCACATCTGATCGGCCCCGGTGTGACGGAACTTCTTCCTGCGGTCGCTCTCGGAATCACTCAGGAATTGACCGCAAAGGAAATCGCTTCTACGATTTTTGCACATCCCACACTTTCGGAAACCGTAATGGAATCGTTCGGCGTCGCCTTGGGAGATGCGATCAATCTTTGA
- a CDS encoding chemotaxis protein CheX, which yields MSVSIDPLLDEKFILTISQIFPEYLDKTLNVAAMREAFGPSKNEGLCYENCTMVEFKGEIEGKLFLAMDGYTKLKLLPLIARSFHIDPTVRADAPSILMEFANQICGALISEMRLGRFETDLLPPEILNHKLVPIDLETYRQYILIYFLKDAREKQYLGRIYLILLMKKF from the coding sequence TTGTCTGTGAGTATCGATCCCTTACTCGACGAAAAATTCATTCTTACGATTTCGCAGATCTTTCCGGAATATCTGGATAAGACCTTAAACGTCGCCGCGATGAGAGAAGCCTTCGGTCCATCCAAAAACGAAGGTCTTTGTTATGAGAATTGTACGATGGTGGAATTCAAAGGGGAGATCGAAGGCAAATTGTTTCTTGCGATGGACGGATATACGAAACTGAAATTACTTCCTCTGATCGCGAGATCCTTCCATATCGATCCAACGGTGAGAGCCGATGCTCCTTCGATTCTTATGGAATTTGCAAATCAGATCTGCGGCGCTCTGATTTCGGAGATGAGACTCGGAAGATTTGAAACCGATCTTCTTCCTCCGGAGATTCTCAACCACAAACTCGTTCCGATCGATCTCGAAACCTATCGTCAATACATTCTGATCTATTTTCTAAAGGACGCGCGTGAAAAGCAGTATTTAGGAAGAATCTATCTCATTCTTCTTATGAAAAAGTTTTAG
- the perRB gene encoding peroxide-responsive transcriptional repressor PerRB — MEALFTKKACLTPTEIEQRLKSVSIQPTMQRISICQYVLCEADHPTAEEVKEWVDSRSFKMSLATVYNTLNILVSAGLLREFKFSCLGKSVYDSNIVDHYHFFDEASGKFHDIDPSLLSLSSHLPSQFQVNKTDILLTGNLDSKLKD, encoded by the coding sequence ATGGAAGCGTTGTTTACAAAAAAAGCCTGTCTGACCCCGACCGAGATCGAACAGAGATTGAAGTCTGTCTCCATCCAGCCAACGATGCAAAGAATTTCCATTTGCCAGTATGTGCTCTGCGAAGCGGACCACCCCACAGCCGAAGAAGTAAAAGAATGGGTGGACAGCCGTTCCTTTAAGATGAGCCTGGCGACTGTCTACAATACGTTAAACATTCTCGTAAGCGCCGGACTTTTGAGGGAATTCAAATTCTCCTGTCTGGGAAAATCGGTCTACGACAGCAATATCGTGGATCACTATCACTTTTTCGACGAGGCCTCGGGAAAGTTTCACGATATCGATCCATCTCTTCTTTCTCTCAGTTCTCATCTTCCCTCTCAGTTTCAAGTAAACAAGACGGACATCTTGCTTACCGGAAATCTAGATTCTAAACTCAAAGATTGA
- a CDS encoding alpha/beta hydrolase family protein translates to MNSSHRWKGLPFLLDYSGLKTPKEARITEISLPLPNSISLRTKVLEKENNTSAPIIYLQHGMSARGIDDPRILALGTNLANRGFRVYLPELPEVKSLIMTAETVSNIRSAFLQIHSLEKRPVSYLSASFSAGMGFVALANSECQKILSSILLIGSYANFGQTFSYILKNYEKESYAVNVMMFNYVHLIRSDVELLKEYFFESALDNGLSREGDFAKGPKILRSMKEEDKRFVKDFLENPEFRISASKQLKSQVPDSFIEETSPAFFANRCIKPCFLLHGDDDPVISPQESKDLLELLRNNQSYPAVFLETSLLTHGDHLPFYSRLTEILPMAEFWGSYLFLAHNQI, encoded by the coding sequence ATGAATTCTTCACACCGCTGGAAAGGACTTCCGTTCTTACTCGATTATTCCGGTCTCAAAACTCCCAAGGAAGCGCGCATAACGGAAATTTCTCTGCCCCTTCCGAATTCGATTTCTCTACGAACCAAGGTTTTAGAAAAAGAAAACAATACTTCCGCGCCGATCATTTACCTTCAACACGGGATGAGTGCGCGGGGGATCGACGATCCTAGAATTCTTGCGCTCGGAACCAATCTCGCTAATCGAGGGTTTCGAGTATATCTTCCCGAACTCCCGGAAGTGAAATCTTTGATCATGACGGCCGAAACCGTTTCCAACATCCGATCCGCATTCTTACAAATTCATTCCTTGGAAAAAAGACCCGTTTCCTATCTTTCCGCGAGTTTTTCCGCCGGAATGGGCTTTGTCGCATTAGCAAATTCGGAATGTCAGAAGATTCTTTCTTCGATCCTTTTGATCGGTTCCTACGCGAACTTCGGACAAACTTTCTCTTATATTCTTAAGAATTACGAAAAGGAAAGTTATGCGGTCAACGTTATGATGTTCAATTACGTTCATCTGATCCGCTCCGATGTCGAACTCTTGAAGGAATACTTTTTCGAATCGGCTCTGGATAACGGACTTTCTAGGGAAGGTGATTTTGCGAAAGGACCTAAAATTTTGCGATCCATGAAAGAAGAAGATAAGAGGTTCGTAAAAGACTTTCTGGAGAATCCTGAGTTTCGAATCAGCGCTTCGAAACAGTTGAAGTCTCAAGTTCCCGATTCGTTTATTGAAGAGACCTCTCCCGCCTTTTTTGCAAATCGTTGTATCAAACCCTGCTTCTTACTCCATGGGGACGACGATCCCGTGATTTCTCCGCAGGAATCCAAGGATCTTCTCGAACTACTTCGGAACAATCAATCCTACCCGGCCGTCTTTTTAGAAACCAGTCTCTTAACTCACGGAGATCATCTTCCGTTTTACTCGCGTTTGACGGAGATTCTTCCCATGGCGGAATTTTGGGGAAGTTATCTTTTTTTAGCACATAATCAAATTTAG
- a CDS encoding M24 family metallopeptidase, with protein sequence MPVQTRTGFVSKLSSKLSRFHSESIKTPSEDEKEGFRNAQKLAYRCVTEIEKEMREGWTEIQTAKRMEEFLKDHGVRVFLHRPFAWFGEHARFDGYKRFTQFHPGKKRLTSDESFILDVSPVVDGYIGDIGYSSSLKPNPELELGMEYLLELRKNIPKYFASSMSASEIWWKIDRDAKERGFDNVHSLYPFAVLGHRVYKIRLPEVSFPLLPISFASWFSLQGSFEFLSHKILPELLTPDHEGDKTGLWAIEPHLGRGKVGFKFEEILVVEKDTAYWLDEDVPHVKRERKSEVLK encoded by the coding sequence ATGCCAGTGCAAACAAGAACGGGATTCGTATCGAAACTTTCCTCTAAACTTTCCAGATTCCATTCCGAATCGATCAAAACTCCGAGCGAAGACGAAAAAGAGGGTTTTAGAAACGCGCAAAAACTGGCGTATCGGTGTGTGACAGAGATTGAAAAGGAAATGCGGGAAGGTTGGACGGAGATTCAAACCGCAAAGAGGATGGAGGAATTTCTAAAAGACCACGGGGTTCGAGTTTTTCTTCATCGTCCTTTTGCGTGGTTCGGAGAACACGCTCGATTTGACGGTTATAAACGTTTTACCCAGTTTCATCCCGGAAAGAAGCGTCTAACGTCGGACGAATCGTTTATCTTGGACGTGTCTCCCGTCGTCGACGGATATATAGGCGATATCGGCTATTCTTCTTCTTTGAAACCGAATCCGGAATTGGAATTAGGAATGGAATATCTTTTAGAACTTCGAAAAAATATTCCGAAATACTTTGCTTCTTCGATGAGCGCTTCCGAGATTTGGTGGAAGATTGATCGGGATGCGAAAGAAAGAGGATTTGATAACGTTCATTCTTTGTATCCGTTCGCGGTCTTAGGCCATAGAGTTTATAAAATTCGTCTTCCTGAAGTTTCCTTTCCGTTGTTGCCGATCAGTTTTGCAAGTTGGTTTAGTTTACAAGGATCCTTTGAATTTCTTTCGCATAAGATATTGCCGGAACTCCTCACGCCGGATCACGAAGGAGATAAGACTGGCCTTTGGGCAATAGAACCACACCTTGGCAGAGGAAAGGTCGGCTTTAAATTCGAGGAAATCCTCGTTGTTGAAAAAGATACCGCGTATTGGTTGGACGAAGACGTTCCACACGTAAAGAGGGAAAGAAAATCGGAGGTATTGAAATGA
- a CDS encoding SMP-30/gluconolactonase/LRE family protein encodes MKVNHTILMVPILIFGFGCNPGKIKIGEGVVLGEVPSQISEIESKEDPFLNGLKIEMEELPGHDDLIFDSQRRIGYASGMDGWIWKLDEKTGKASRWVRPPVNPAGMQFSNGEKNKILVCASRLGGESYEPKDRVGLYEIDIERKVTTPLLLDLPKTDTEEFQKVYTLAERPTVFLKDLNASNSRPFSLCNDLAVSKDGDRIYISEPFERENAAMGSGAVPEAIGLFPHGKLWMLDRKRTSVSLLLNGFTFVDGILLEEGKTKGEESVVITETTRFRILRAFVSGKNEGTFEILFENLPGLADGLERDVKGNIWVGMIKRRSGLVDFVHKNPWLKPFLLSLPQGILPISKKTGILVLNVDGKRALYYSMHDGSKINDISVAVPFQDRVYFPTFDKKSRGLYSLPIDKFSLGE; translated from the coding sequence ATGAAAGTAAATCATACTATTCTAATGGTTCCGATTTTAATTTTCGGATTCGGTTGTAATCCCGGGAAAATAAAGATCGGAGAAGGCGTTGTCTTAGGAGAAGTTCCTTCTCAAATTTCGGAAATAGAATCAAAGGAAGATCCATTTTTAAACGGTCTTAAAATTGAAATGGAAGAACTTCCCGGACACGACGATCTGATTTTCGATTCACAAAGAAGAATTGGCTACGCTTCCGGTATGGATGGCTGGATTTGGAAACTCGACGAAAAAACGGGAAAGGCTTCCCGATGGGTACGTCCCCCTGTCAATCCAGCGGGAATGCAGTTCTCGAACGGAGAGAAAAATAAAATTCTCGTTTGCGCTTCCCGTTTGGGAGGAGAATCCTACGAACCGAAAGATAGAGTCGGCCTGTATGAAATCGATATTGAACGTAAAGTAACAACTCCTTTGCTCTTAGATTTGCCCAAGACGGACACAGAAGAATTCCAAAAAGTTTATACGTTAGCCGAAAGACCCACGGTTTTCTTAAAAGATTTAAACGCGTCCAACAGCAGGCCCTTTTCCCTTTGTAACGATCTGGCGGTTTCCAAGGACGGAGATCGGATTTATATCAGCGAACCGTTTGAAAGAGAAAACGCGGCGATGGGAAGCGGAGCGGTACCCGAAGCGATCGGACTCTTTCCGCACGGTAAACTCTGGATGCTGGATCGAAAGCGAACATCCGTCTCTTTGCTGTTAAACGGCTTTACCTTTGTGGATGGAATTCTATTGGAAGAAGGAAAAACAAAAGGGGAAGAATCCGTGGTCATTACAGAGACCACTCGGTTTCGAATTCTAAGAGCTTTTGTATCCGGTAAGAACGAAGGAACGTTCGAGATTCTTTTTGAAAATTTACCCGGTTTGGCGGACGGATTGGAACGAGACGTGAAAGGAAACATCTGGGTGGGAATGATTAAGCGAAGATCGGGACTTGTCGATTTCGTTCACAAAAATCCCTGGCTAAAACCGTTTCTCTTATCTCTTCCTCAGGGAATTCTTCCCATTTCCAAAAAAACGGGAATCCTCGTTTTGAATGTCGACGGAAAAAGAGCGCTCTACTATTCGATGCACGACGGTTCTAAGATCAACGATATATCGGTTGCGGTTCCTTTTCAGGATCGGGTTTATTTTCCCACGTTTGACAAGAAGTCGAGGGGATTGTATTCGCTTCCGATCGACAAATTTTCGTTAGGTG